The window CCCGGCCCGTTCGGCGATCACCAGCAGCTCGGTGTCGAAGAACCACTCCTCGTCCCGCACCAACGGCACCAACTGCTCGGCGACATCGCGTCGTACCGCCTTGAACCCGCACTGCGCGTCGGAGAACCCGACGGCCAGGGTGGAGCGGAGCAGGGTGTTGTAGCCGCGGGAGATGAACTCCCGTTTGGGGCCCCGGATCACGCGGGAACCGGGCGCAAGCCGGGTCCCGATGGCGAGATCGGAGTGCCCGGAGATGAGGGGCGCGACGAGCGGGAGCAACGCGGCCAGTTCGGTCGACAGATCGACATCGACGTACGCCAGCACCGGCGCCGACGACCGCGACCAGGCCGCCCGCAAGGCTCGGCCGCGCCCCTTCTCCTCCAGCCGCAGCCACTGTGCCTCCGGCAGCTCGCGGGCGAGGCGAGCGGCGATGGCGGGTGTGGCGTCCGTGCTGGCGTTGTCGGCGACGGTGATGCGGAAGGGGTACGGGAAGCCCGCGCGGAGGTGGGCATGGAGCCGGCGCACGCTGCGTTCGAGCTCCGCCTCCTCGTTGAAGACGGGGACGACGAGGTCGAGAACGAGGGCGCGGGGGTCGACGTCTATGGGGCGCCGTGGTTTGAGCTGCTCCCGTTGCTTTGTCACTGTTCGTCCTTGTCTGTGCTCTGCCGTCGGGCATGCCGAAGCCGGCCGGGGCGGGGTGTTACGGGGGCGCGGGGTGCGGTCAGGGGGTGGTGGCCCCGGACGGCGTGGTGGTCTCTGACGGTTCGGTGGTCTCGGGCGGTGTGGTGGTCTCCGGCGGGGGGCCCGATGCCGATTCCGTGGCCGAGACCGGCGGCGAGGTGGGCTGGGAGGTGTCCGTGGGGGTGGATGTGGTGGTGGCCGTGTCAGTGGATGCGTCGGTGGACGCGGTTGTGGACGCGTCGGTGGACGTCGGCGTCGTGCTCGGCTGATCCGATGTCGGCGTCGAAGTCGGGCCCGGCACCGTGGAGCTGGGCGCGGGAGCCGGAGAGCTGGGCTCGACGTGCTCCGTCCCGCCGGGTCGCAGCAGCAGGGCGAGCGCGAGTACGGCGACCGCGAGCACCGATCCGGCGGCGTTACGGGCGGCACGGAGCCGACGACGGATCCGCACTGCGTCATGGAGTCGCTCCCGCTGCCGGGGCTCGAAGGGGGTGTACTCCTGGGAGGAGCGCATCAACTGCGCGAGCTGCTCTTCGAAGTGGTCCATGGCTCCTCCTTCACCCCACCGGCTCGATGACATCGGACAGGAGTTGCCGCAGCCGGGCGACTCCGCGGGAGGCGTGCGAGCGGGCGGTGCCCACCGGGCAGCCCAACACCTCCGCGACCTGCCGGTCGGGCAGGTCCTGGTAGTAGCGCAGCACCACGGCGGCCCGCTGCTGGGCGGACAACTGCGCGAGCGCGGTTTCGAGCCGTGACCGCTCGGCGACGGCCGCGGACACATCGCCCGGCAGCGCCACCTCGGGCACCTCGTCGACGGGCCGCTCGCCCCACCACCGCCGTCGCGCCGACCGCGCGGCGGCCCGTGCCATGACCTTGCGGACGTATGCCTCGGGCGCCTCCTCGCCGACCTTCGCCCAGACGAACCAGAGCTTGACCAAGGACTCCTGCAGCAGATCCTCGGCACGATGCCGATCCCCTCCGGTGAGCAGGCGTGCGAGATGGAGCAGCCCCGACCACCGGGCCGCCACAAAGCCGTCGAACTCACCGTCCCGAGCCCGCTGCATCCACACGTCCCTGCTGTCGCCGGTCACCTACACCTGTGAGAAGGCCCTGGCACCCCTGTGGCGCTGCACTCGCGACGAGTGATCTGGGCCACATCGCGCCGGAAGTCTGTCGAGGGACGGGACGAGCCCTCGCTCCGGAGTCGCTGTGGGGCGGGTCGGCGGTGATCACCACGTCGCCCTATTGCATATGATGTGCAAGTGCGTGACTACGACATCAGGGCGGCGGGCCCGGACGACATCGGTGGTGCCCGGGCCGTGATGCTCGACACCGTCTACCGCGACTTCGGCAGTGGCTATGTGCCCCGCTGGCACGGGGACATCATCGACCCTGCCGCCGCCTACCTCGCGGCCGACCGGCACACCCTCCTCGTCGCGCTCGACCCCGATGACGGAGACATCGTCGCCACCGCCGCCCTCGACTCCCGAGGCCCCGCTCACCCACCGAACCCGCGTGAGCTTGCCGAGCGGTACCCCTCGGGGGAGACCGCGCAGCTTCGGCGGGTCTATGTGCGGCCTGCGCATCGGCGGCGGGGGCTGGCTCGGCGGCTTGTTCGGGAGTTGGTGGACTTCGCTGTCGCGGACGGGGGGTATCGGGCCGTGTATCTGCATACCGATCCGGCAGTTGAAGGGGCCGAGGCGTTCTGGCGGTCGATCGGGAAGGTCGTGCATGACGAGCGGGGCGAGCCCGGTGGTGGGCAGGGGATCGTTCATTTCGAGATACCGATGGGGCGGTAGAACGACCGTGCGCCGACTGCGTCTGCTTCTTGCCCTCCTGCTCGCTCCCGTGCTCACCGGCTGCTTCGCCTCCTCCGGCAGCGGTTCCGCCGACGACGCCTCCGCCGGCTCACGGCTGCGCGTCGGGCTCGCCTTTCCGCCGGCCGAGAATCTGTCGCCGTACGGCGCCGACGCGACCATCCTCACCCGACTCGGCGTGACCGAGGGGCTGACCTCGCTCGATGCCAATGGCGCCGCCGCTCCCGCGCTGGCCGCTTCCTGGCGGCGGAAGGGGGAGCGTACGTGGGTGTTCAGCCTGCGGGAGGCCACCTTCCAGGACGGCACCGCCGTCACCCCGGCCGCCGTCGCCGCCTCCCTCACGCACGCCACCGAGGCCAAGCCCGCCCCCGCCGCCCTCGCCGGCGTCGGGCTCACCGCCAAGGCCGCCGGTGACACGGACGTACGGATCACCACCGACGATCCCGACCCCGTGCTGCCGCTGCGGCTGTCCAGTCCTTCACTGGCCGTTCTCGCCGCCAAGGCTTACGGCGCCGACGATCGCGTCGATCTCGTCGGTACCGCCACCGGGCCCTTCGAGCTGACCAAGGTCCTGGGCAGCACCGCCGCCACCCTCGACCGGTACGACGACTACTGGGGCGGTCGCGCCCAGGCGCCCGGGATCGACGTCAAGTTCATCCCGGACGGCACCGCCCGTACCAGTGCGCTGCGCACCGGGCAGATCGACCTCGCCGAGGCCGTTCCCGTCGCCCAGGCCGCCTCCCTCGACAAGGGCGTCCGCGAGGCCACCGCCACCACACGGACCACCAGCCTGCTGCTCAACTCCCGGTCCGGGCCCTTCAAGGACGCCGCGCTGCGAGCCGCCGCCCGGCAGGCCGTCGACACCTCCGTGCTCGCCGAGGATGTGTACGAGGGGTACGCCGACGCCGGTGCCGGGATCTACGGGCCCGCCGTCACCTGGGCCGAGGGCAAGCGGCAGCAGCCGGTGGGAAGGGCCGAGGCCGCCGAACCGGACGACAGGAAAATCACCCTCGCCACCTACGACAACCGGCCCGAACTCCCCGAAGTCGCCCAGGTGCTCAAGCAGCAGCTGGAGAAGGCCGGGTTCGACGTCACCCTCGAAGTGCGCGAGTACTCGCGGCTGGAGAGCGACGCCCTCGCGGGGAAGTTCGACGCCTTCGTCCTCGCCCGCAACACCCTCGTCGACACCGGCGACCCCGTGTCCGTGCTCGCGAGCGACTACACCTGCGACGGCGGCTACAACATCGCCCAGCTCTGCGACAAGGACGTCGACCGGGCCGTCGCGAAGGCCGAGGACGCCGTCGACACCGCCGAGCGACAGGACGCCGCGATGGCCGCCGAAGCGGAGATCCTCGGGACCGACGCCGTTGTACCGCTGGTGCATCAGCGGATCATCACCGGCGTCGGCACCTCGGTGCGCGGCGCCCTCCTCGACCCGTACGAGCGCACCCTCGTCGGCATGGGCACCCGGCGCTGAACCGTGCGTCGACAGGCAGGCGCCCTCCTGTGGCGGGCGGGGATCGCGGTCGCCCTGGTGTGCGCCATCGGTGTGCTGCCCTGGGTCTCGCACACCGACCCGGCGCTCACCGTGCTCAAGGCGCGCTCGGCGGACCGCGATCCCACGCCGCAGGCACTGGCGGACATCCGGGACCGGCTCGGCCTCGACGCAGGGCCCGTCCAGCTCCTCCAGCAGTGGGCGGGCGGGCTGTGGCGGGGTGATTTCGGGCGGTCCTGGCTCAGCGGCGGGGAAGTCGCCCCCGAGGTCTTCCAGGCCCTCGGTGTCTCGCTGTTGCTGATGGCGGTCGCTCTGCTCGCAGCCGTCGTCACCGCCGCACTGATCTGCGCCCGCACCCTCCGCCTGGGCGCCCGCCGTCGGCCCGCCGGGGGAACCGGCTCCGCCGTGCTCGCCGCGCTGCCCGAGTTCCTCACCGCCACCGTGCTCGCCACCGTCGTCGGCGTCCAGCTCGGCTGGCTCCCGGCCCTCGGCTGGTACGGGCCCCAGTACACGATCCTGCCCGCGCTCGCCCTCGGCCTGCCCGCCGGAGCCGTGCTCGGCCGCCTCCTCGACGACCTCCTGCCCGGCGCCTTCGCCGAACCCTGGGCGCCGGCCGCCGCCGCCCGCGGACTGCCCCGCCGGGCCGTCGCCCGCCAGGCGCTGCGCCGCAGTCTCCCCGGACTGCTGCCCAATACCGGCCTGTTCGTGGTCGGCCTGACCGGGGGCGCGGTCGCCGTGGAGCAGATCTTCGACATCCCGGGCCTCGGCCGTACGACCCTCCAGGCCGCCCTCGCCCAGGACCTGCCCGTCCTCCAGGCCGGCACCCTCCTGCTCGTGCTGCTCGCCGCGGCCGCCGCCGGACTCGCCCACCTCGGCACCCGCCTGCTCGTCGGCCCCGCCCTCCGCGACGACGCCCTGCCCTCCCTGCATCCGCCGACCCCACCGGCCGGCACCCTCCAACCGCTCCTCTACGCCGCAGCACTCCTCGGCGTCATCGCCCTCGGCCTGCCCCGCGACCCGCTCGCCCTCGACACCGGCGCCCGGCTCCAACCCCCTTCCCTCTCCCACCCGTTCGGCACCGACGCACTCGGCCGTGACCTGCTCGCCCGGGTCGCCCACGGCGCCCTCGACACCCTGCTCCTCGCCCTCGCGATCGGCGCGGTCACGCTCCTCACCGGCGTCCTGCTCGGTCTCGTACCCCGGCTGTCCGGGCCGCTCGTGGACACGGTCACCGCCCTGCCGCCCGTCCTCGTCGCCCTTCTCGTCACGGCCGTGGCCGGCAGCGGAGCCGCCACACCGGCGCTCGCCGTCGCGGCCGTCGCCTGGGCGCCGCTCGCCGCGCACACCTCCGCGCTGCTGCGCCAGGAACGCGCCGCGCTCCACATCACCGCCACCCGCGCGATGGGCGCGAGCCGCGGCTATCTGCTCCGGCACGAACTGCTGCCCGCGATCCTGCCGCCCGTCACCCGCCACGCCCTGCTGCGGCTGCCCGGCATCGCCCTGGCCCTCGCCTCGCTCGCCTTCCTCGGCCTCGGCGCCCAACCGCCGTCCCCCGAGTGGGGCCTGCTCCTCGCCGAGAACCAGCCCTACGCCGAACGCGCCCCCTGGGCCGTCCTCGCCCCCGCCGCCCTCCTCGCCCTGCTCGGCGCCCTGGCGGTGACGGCGGCAGGAGGCATACGCCTGCCCAGGCGCGCCCGCGAAATCCATCAGCCCTCAAGAACAAGGGAGTTGGCGGCACGCCGATGACCCTCACCCTGAACAAGCCGCCCCGGCACACAAGGCTCACCCCGCTCCTGCACCTCCTGATCCTCACTCAACTCGCCTTCAACATCGGCTTCTTCGCCGTCCTCCCCTTCCTCGCCGAACACCTCGGACAGGCCATCGGCATGGCGGGCTGGCTCGTCGGCTTCGTACTCGGGCTGCGGACCTTCAGTCAGCAAGGGCTGTTCGTGGTCGGCGGGGCGCTCGCCGACCGGTACGGCATCCGGCCCGTCGTACTCGCCGGGTGCGTGCTGCGGATCGCCGGGTTCGCCTGGCTGGGGTTCGCCGAGGAGACCTGGGCCGTCATCGGCGCCGTACTCCTGATCGGGTTCGCCGCCGCGCTGTTCTCGCCCGCGGTGGAGTCCGAGGTCGCCCGGCAGGCCGTCGTCCATGAGGAGCAGGGCGGCTCGCGCACCCGTGTGCTCGCGCTGTTCACCGTGGCGGGACAGG of the Streptomyces sp. NBC_00287 genome contains:
- a CDS encoding GNAT family N-acetyltransferase, producing MRDYDIRAAGPDDIGGARAVMLDTVYRDFGSGYVPRWHGDIIDPAAAYLAADRHTLLVALDPDDGDIVATAALDSRGPAHPPNPRELAERYPSGETAQLRRVYVRPAHRRRGLARRLVRELVDFAVADGGYRAVYLHTDPAVEGAEAFWRSIGKVVHDERGEPGGGQGIVHFEIPMGR
- a CDS encoding SigE family RNA polymerase sigma factor: MQRARDGEFDGFVAARWSGLLHLARLLTGGDRHRAEDLLQESLVKLWFVWAKVGEEAPEAYVRKVMARAAARSARRRWWGERPVDEVPEVALPGDVSAAVAERSRLETALAQLSAQQRAAVVLRYYQDLPDRQVAEVLGCPVGTARSHASRGVARLRQLLSDVIEPVG
- a CDS encoding ABC transporter permease subunit translates to MRRQAGALLWRAGIAVALVCAIGVLPWVSHTDPALTVLKARSADRDPTPQALADIRDRLGLDAGPVQLLQQWAGGLWRGDFGRSWLSGGEVAPEVFQALGVSLLLMAVALLAAVVTAALICARTLRLGARRRPAGGTGSAVLAALPEFLTATVLATVVGVQLGWLPALGWYGPQYTILPALALGLPAGAVLGRLLDDLLPGAFAEPWAPAAAARGLPRRAVARQALRRSLPGLLPNTGLFVVGLTGGAVAVEQIFDIPGLGRTTLQAALAQDLPVLQAGTLLLVLLAAAAAGLAHLGTRLLVGPALRDDALPSLHPPTPPAGTLQPLLYAAALLGVIALGLPRDPLALDTGARLQPPSLSHPFGTDALGRDLLARVAHGALDTLLLALAIGAVTLLTGVLLGLVPRLSGPLVDTVTALPPVLVALLVTAVAGSGAATPALAVAAVAWAPLAAHTSALLRQERAALHITATRAMGASRGYLLRHELLPAILPPVTRHALLRLPGIALALASLAFLGLGAQPPSPEWGLLLAENQPYAERAPWAVLAPAALLALLGALAVTAAGGIRLPRRAREIHQPSRTRELAARR
- a CDS encoding glycosyltransferase yields the protein MTKQREQLKPRRPIDVDPRALVLDLVVPVFNEEAELERSVRRLHAHLRAGFPYPFRITVADNASTDATPAIAARLARELPEAQWLRLEEKGRGRALRAAWSRSSAPVLAYVDVDLSTELAALLPLVAPLISGHSDLAIGTRLAPGSRVIRGPKREFISRGYNTLLRSTLAVGFSDAQCGFKAVRRDVAEQLVPLVRDEEWFFDTELLVIAERAGLRIHEVPVDWVDDPDSRVDILATALADLRGIARIGTSLARGRLPSEGTRPGLLPQLLRFALVGALSTLAHLLLYAALRPATGAQAANALALLVCAVANTAANRRFAFGVRGRDGALRHQARGLLVFVLGLTLSSGALAALHLATPDASPRTELAVLVAANLTATLLRFLLFRAWVFRKGAR
- a CDS encoding ABC transporter substrate-binding protein is translated as MRRLRLLLALLLAPVLTGCFASSGSGSADDASAGSRLRVGLAFPPAENLSPYGADATILTRLGVTEGLTSLDANGAAAPALAASWRRKGERTWVFSLREATFQDGTAVTPAAVAASLTHATEAKPAPAALAGVGLTAKAAGDTDVRITTDDPDPVLPLRLSSPSLAVLAAKAYGADDRVDLVGTATGPFELTKVLGSTAATLDRYDDYWGGRAQAPGIDVKFIPDGTARTSALRTGQIDLAEAVPVAQAASLDKGVREATATTRTTSLLLNSRSGPFKDAALRAAARQAVDTSVLAEDVYEGYADAGAGIYGPAVTWAEGKRQQPVGRAEAAEPDDRKITLATYDNRPELPEVAQVLKQQLEKAGFDVTLEVREYSRLESDALAGKFDAFVLARNTLVDTGDPVSVLASDYTCDGGYNIAQLCDKDVDRAVAKAEDAVDTAERQDAAMAAEAEILGTDAVVPLVHQRIITGVGTSVRGALLDPYERTLVGMGTRR